The DNA sequence TGCAGATGATATCCTCCGTCTTCAGGCGAACGCCCACGAAACGGAATATACGATACCGGAACTCGTCGATGCAACTGGGGTTACTCGATCAACGGTATGGCGAGCCATCGAACTTCTCGACAACACCGGAGCCATACGAATCCGGGAGATCCCGCAACGGAACTATGTCGCTATCAACCCGGATCGACTACACAATCCGGACGAGTACCAACTGCGAGTGATCGATATCGAAACGCTCGAGCGACTCGTGGATTCGGTGACCGAAAGTAGTGATCTCGAAATTCGATTTTCGATTGAAAGATGTCGTGTTCTCGTTTCCCAGGACGAGGTACGGGTTGCTTGACTAGCGCTAGCGACTGCAGATGCGAGTATGCAGCCGCACTATCACAATTCTTCGTCTTTCTCCCAATCCGGGCGCGGCGTTGGCGACGGAAGGTCGGCAACTGCAGTTCGGAGCTCCTCCTCAGTCGTCCATGAGAAACACCGATCATGTAATTCGAATTTGCGAAACTTGTTGAGGTGAACCCAGCTGTACGTTGCGGGTTCCCCTCCCTCGTCCTTCCGGACGGTGATCACGTCCCAGACATCTTGGTCAGCGATGTTAACGCCAGTGTCCTGCGCACGTTCAATGACCGAGTCAACTTTCGCTTGGATCTTGTCCTCTGACAACTCGTCCGTGAACGCGATTTCGAGGGCTGCTTGGATAACATGGTATTTCGACTCGAGATTCGCGTCAGTGACCCATGAGTAGTCACGTGGGAACACATACGATTTGTCGAAATACGGTGAGTCGTCGATCTCTCCTAGTTCCGATGCTTCGCCACCGCTTTCCTTCTCGAAGATGCCAACGATGTAGTCGCTGTACGTCGCCAGCAGTGAAAACATGATATCGAACGTATTGAGCCGTTCAGTCGGAAGTTCGATGAGATCCCCCATAATAAACGGATAGGCCCCAAGTTGCTTCGTAAGCTCGTTCTGTACGGCGCGGAGGTGACGGATGTAGGGGTTGCGATAGCTACCAAGGATGAAGTACGACGTCCGTTGACTCCAGAGATATGGCAATTCCCGCTGGATAAAGCGCCACACCTCTCGTTTCTCTGCAGGCTCGAGTTCGATATCACCGACTGCTTCATGAACTATCGTCATAATATCCGCAGCATCGGGCGGGGGATTCGGATCACTCATCAGCTCACGGTTCAAACCAGAACACCTTATCGCTTCTGAACCACATTGGCTTTTCTTATAATAGCCAACTTGGATGCCCCAAACCATTATAGCATCGCTCCCCGTAGGAGCACATATGAGCGAGAGTCACACTGGAACACCCGATTCGGGGCCGTTCGCGGAACAGCAGCGACTGTTCAAGTTGCTGTCCCAGGATACGCGTCACCTCATCATCCAGGAACTCCTTGGCCATCCCACTCATCTCATGTCGCTTGCGGAGCTCGAGTACATGACTGGAAAGAGCCAGGCAGCGATCAAAGACCAACTTGAGACGTTGATCGAAGCAGGGATCGTCGCACGGTACACTTACGAACCGAGTCACGGAACGCGTAATCTCCCATCGCAGTTCTACGGCTTCACGGAACGCGGCGTTGAGATTCTCCACGACTACAAGTATCTGCGTGGCCTCCCAGCCGCCCGCGCTCTTTACGAGAATACTCGTAAAACTGAGAAGATCGAGCGCCACGAAGCGGCACCGCGCCCAGAACTTCCAGTCGCTGTCGCAGACGCACTCGAGTTCGACGAACCCGATCTAGACGTCGCCGATGTTAGCCCGAACCAATAAGCGACTCACAGAAATTTGAGCATCTGGCAGCCAAGCACGATCAGATCACGGAAGAGCGGTTCACGGCCGTCCGTCAGTGGGTCGAATACATGAAAGAACACCCACCCGAGGTATGGGGTCCGAAACAGAATGCAGTGGTCGATTCCCAACTCGAAAGTGCCCAGCAAACTGGACTGTCCGCAGACCACGAGCGTCAAGTTCGGGACATCGCACAGCAATAAACTGACGAGGAGTGTGGCTACGGTTCTTCATTTTCCGGCATCGTGACGCGGAGTTCACCATCAACTTCATAGAAGTACCCACGTTCGAGTAATCGAGTGAGTGCGTGGGTTGCGTCTGCGGGTTCGAGGGCCAGTTCGTCCGAACTGCCGAGGATCTCGAGCGCTTGCTCTCGGTGGTTTGACTTGAGATCACCACTCTTGTCGGAGTCAGGCTATGAGTACAGAGATTCTCGTACGCATCCAAGATCCATTCTGGAAGCGGTGGCCGTGGATGGGTGATCCTGCTCATCTCGCCTTCCTACTACATTCTCAGTCATCGGTCTGTTTAAGAATACCACCAATAGAGGCCTGTATCCATCCACACTGAATGTCAGACATATAAAATATTAACTCAACAGTCAGTGAATTTCTGAGAGAAGCGCCACATCATCACGCTATCTACCCGGGCACGCTCGGTCCGACGGAGTCCTGATTCTAATGATCAGTCAAAACCGACTCCGTGTCCTTGCCCGTGAGCTAGGTGGCCGCCAGGGCTATGCTGAGAAGAACTACGTCAGTTCCTGGATTCTCTGGGGTATCTTCACGAGTGGCTTTGGCGAGAACCTCATGTTCAAAGGTGGAACGGCGCTGAGCAAACTGTACTTCCTCCAATCGTGGCGATTCTCAGAAGATTTCGATTTCGGCATCGAAGGCCGGTACAACGGATCAGAAGACGATCTCCGTGATGTCCTTGACACAGTTACCGAGCGTTCCGGAATAGAGTTCACCATCAGCGAGCACCACGAGTCCCGCCAGCAACACTATCCGACACACTACGTCGACATGAGTATCCAGTATCGGGCGGTGCTTGACCATCCGTATACGACCAGTCTCGACGTGATGGTCGACTCTTGGGAGTCTTGGTAGGTATCGTAGGGAGCGAGATTATCCGCGATGAACACCGAGTCAAACTTGCCCTGTTCCGAGACCCGGGCGATGGTGTTCGGTCAGGCATCCGATTCGGCATCCGCTTCCCACTCGTGAAGCACTGAGCGCTTGATAAAGCCCTGAGGGCTCAACGGAAGCTCGTCGACGAATACAATATCGCGGGGGTATTTGTATTTGGCGAGTCGCTGTTTCACGTGTTGACGTATCTCGTCTTTCAATTCGGCAGACGGCGTGTATTCGTCCCGGAGGACGATGAAGGCCTTCACGATTTGGCCGCGTTCATCGTCCGGAATCCCGATAACACCAGCGTCGACCACGGCTTCGTGGGTTCCGACCGAATCTTGGACTTCCTCGGGTGAAATTCGGTACCCGGAGCTAATAATCACATCGTCCTTCCGCGAGATGAATTTCACTTGACCGTCCTCGTGCATCTCGACAAGGTCTTCAGTCAGCATCCAGTCCTCTACGAACTTCTCCGCGGTCCGGTCAGGTTTATTCCAATACTCGGTGAAGATGACTGGATCTGCCCTGTCGATGGCAAGTTCCCCGACTTCCCCGTTATCCAGTTCGTCGTGGGTGTCTGGGTCGAGAACGACCATTTCATGTCCTGGAATCACATATCCCATCAGGCCGTGCCGAAACGGCTGGTGAGTTGTACAGTCTCCGACGATCAGGTTCCACGCTTCGGACTGGGCGTACGATTCGTGGATCGTGGCGTCGAGAGAATGCTGCACCCACTCAGTGGTTCCGGTGTCGAGTGCTTCGCCGCCACTCAATATCAGTCGAAGGGAGTCGAGGTCGTAGTCCTCTGGATTAACCATTCCTTGCATCCGTCGGAGACTGGTAGGTGGCAATAGCGTGTGTGTAACGCCGTGGCTCTCGACGAGCTGAAGCGGCGTTTCGGGTTCGAACCCGGAGCCGCTCTCGTAGAGCAACACCGTCGTACCGAAGTATAACCCGGCGATTAGCTGGGTCAACCCGCCAGCGAAACTCAGGTCCATCGGTGACCAGATGAGGTCTTCATCCCGGAGGTCGCAGTTGAAGAAGTTCGCCCAGATCCCCGGCAGCTGCCCGATGACTGATCTGTGTGGATGCACTACCCCTTTTGGGTCACCAGTCGTGCCGCTCGTATACATGATTACCATGTCGTCGGCGGCGGCGGTGTCGACTGGGTTGCGCCCGCTGGATTCGGCATCGATCACGTCCCAGAAGGCGGCTTCGTCGGTTGTCGGTTCCGCCGCCCCGGTCAGGAGCGTCTGGCTGATATCATCCACCTCGCTACGTACTTCTCGAAATGTCTCAAGGTTGGATGAGTCGACGACGCAGACGTCTGCCTCCGTGTCGGCGAGCATGTACTCTAGCGAGTCGGAGCCGTATAGCGTGCTCATCGGAACTGAGATGGCGCCCAGCCGCCAAGCTGCGAGATTCGCCACGACCGTTTCGACCACTCGCGGGGCGTTGATGGCTATATGG is a window from the Natrinema halophilum genome containing:
- a CDS encoding winged helix-turn-helix domain-containing protein — translated: MSESHTGTPDSGPFAEQQRLFKLLSQDTRHLIIQELLGHPTHLMSLAELEYMTGKSQAAIKDQLETLIEAGIVARYTYEPSHGTRNLPSQFYGFTERGVEILHDYKYLRGLPAARALYENTRKTEKIERHEAAPRPELPVAVADALEFDEPDLDVADVSPNQ
- a CDS encoding acyl-CoA synthetase, whose protein sequence is MPLPTEEEWEQFDRLTEAFEWEWNLPEKFNATVYLCDRWADSGDRTAFVYRNELADEAGTVTFQELTEWTGKLANYFESVGVEKGDHIAINAPRVVETVVANLAAWRLGAISVPMSTLYGSDSLEYMLADTEADVCVVDSSNLETFREVRSEVDDISQTLLTGAAEPTTDEAAFWDVIDAESSGRNPVDTAAADDMVIMYTSGTTGDPKGVVHPHRSVIGQLPGIWANFFNCDLRDEDLIWSPMDLSFAGGLTQLIAGLYFGTTVLLYESGSGFEPETPLQLVESHGVTHTLLPPTSLRRMQGMVNPEDYDLDSLRLILSGGEALDTGTTEWVQHSLDATIHESYAQSEAWNLIVGDCTTHQPFRHGLMGYVIPGHEMVVLDPDTHDELDNGEVGELAIDRADPVIFTEYWNKPDRTAEKFVEDWMLTEDLVEMHEDGQVKFISRKDDVIISSGYRISPEEVQDSVGTHEAVVDAGVIGIPDDERGQIVKAFIVLRDEYTPSAELKDEIRQHVKQRLAKYKYPRDIVFVDELPLSPQGFIKRSVLHEWEADAESDA